The DNA region CTGGACCATGGCCGACATGTCTATCGAACAACCTTCCGAAGCTTCTGAGTAGAGGCGGAACCCGTGTCGACGACTTCCAAAGCAACCCCCACCCGCCCCCGAAGACTCTCTAGCGTCGAGCAATGGGACATCGAAACCGACGTTGCCATTGTCGGCTTCGGAGGCGCAGGTGCCTGCGCGGCCATCGAGGCGTCAGACGCGGGCGCCGACGTATGCATTTTTGAAGTCACCGCAGCGAGTGGAGGCAGTACGGCGTTGTCGAGCGCCGAGGTCTACATGGGAGGAAGCGGGGGAACCCGGGTCCAGCAGGCCTGCGGCTACGACGACTCCACCGAAGACATGTTCAACTTCTTGATGGCCGCACAGGGCGACCTCGCTGACGAAGCCAAAATTCGCATGTACTGTGAGAACAGCGCCGGCCACTTCGACTGGCTGGTGCGTATGGGGGCCAAGTACAAGAACAGCGAACTGAAAGAACGCGCAATCATGGCGATGACAGACGATTGTCTCCTGTATACGGGAAACGAAAAGGCTTTCCCCTTCCGCGAGATCGCCAAGCCTTGCCCGCGCGGACACAACCTCGAAATTACCGGAGACAACGGCGGCCCCATGTTGATGGGTGTGCTGACTGAGAACGTCGAGAAGCGGCCCATCCGCGTCGAATTCAACGTTCGCGCACTCTGTCTGATTGCGGACGAAGACAATGTAGTTCACGGACTGGTGGTGCGTATCGATGGCGAAGAACGAACCGTCCGCGCCCGCAAGGGAGTGATTCTCTGCGCGGGTGGATTCGTGATGAATGAGGAGATGGTGAAGAAATATGTTCCCCAGGCGAAGTTCGGGAACATCCCGATCGGCAATCCCGGTGACACGGGCGCTGGCATCCTGATGGGACAAGGAGTGGGGGGCGCTGTCATTCACATGAACGAAGCATTCATCACTCTTCCCTTCTATCCACCGGGATCACTGACCAACGGCATCTTTGTCAACGCCCAGGCCCAGCGGTTCATCAACGAAGACGTCTACCACTCGCGGATCGCGTATCACATTCTCAAACAAGTGGGAGACGGGATCTACTTGATCGTCAATCACGACGACTACGACCACCCCACATTCTTGAACGCAGAAATCGCGGGTACCGGAGAGACCCTCGAAGAACTGGCGGAAGAGATCGGCCTGGACCCCGAGATGCTTCGTCACACCATCGAGTTCTACAACCGAAATGCAGCGGAGGGCAAGGACCCCCTGTTTCACAAACACGACGCCTGGTTGAAGCCCATTCTGCCGCCCTACGCCGCACTCGACTGCACACCGGGTCGTGGTGCGATCTATCCGTACTTCACCCTTGGTGGCCTCGACACCCTGCCTACGGGGGAAGTATTGACCATGGAAAGGCAACCCATTCCCGGACTCTATGCGGCGGGCCGGACATCATGCGGCCTGCCCCGCACCGCGGCGGGTTATGGCAGCGGAATGTCCGTAGGGGACGCCACTTACTTTGGCCGCGTGGCGGGCAAGCACGTCGCAACTCGGGAAGTTTGAGCGGCGACGCGTTCAGCGCCGCCAGTTCAACGAGCCGTACCGGTTGGGATGTCCTTGAAGGGCTTTCCCTTGTCCATGCGCGGCTCTCCGGGCATTCCAAGTACGCGTTCGGAGATGATGTTGCGCAGGATTTCGTCCGTGCCCCCGGCAAGTCTGAGCCCGGGCATGGACAGGTAAGTGCTCTGCCAAATTGAACCGTCCGGGTTGTCGTCCCCCGCAAGCACCCCCGCAGCCCCCTGCAGCTCCATGCCAAATGCACCCATCTCCAGGCCCATGATGGCGGCGACCAGCTTGCCGATCGAAGCCTCCGGCCCGGGCGTCTGCCCCTGGGACAATGCCGAGAGACCGCGCTGACCAACGTACTTGAGCCCACTTCGGCGAACCGAAAAGTCCGCGATCTTTCGGCGCACTCCACCGTCTTCGATCGCAGGGCGCCCGTTGATCTCGACATTCTGGGCGAGTTGGATGAGTTCCTTGATCCCACCTCCACCCCCCGCGCCACCGAGGGACGAGCGCTCGTTCATCAGGGTCGTGATGGCGACGCGCCAACCGTCGCCCTCAGCACCCAGACGATTGGCATCCGGGATGCGAACGTCGGTGAAGAAGACTTCATTGAAGCCGCGTCCACCGTTCATCTGCCTGATGGGCCGAATCTCGATGCCCGGAGCTTCCATGTCCACGATGAAGTACGTGAGCCCCGCGTGCTTGACGGCGTTGACGTCCGAGCGGGCCACCAGCATGCCCCACTTGCAGTACTGCGCGCCGGTGGTCCAGGTCTTCTGACCGTTGATCACCCAGTCGTCGCCGTCTTTGACTGCGCTGGTCTTGAGACCTGCGAGATCGGAACCGGCATCGGGCTCGGAGAACAACTGGCACCAGACCTCTTCTCCCTTCACCATGTCGGGCAAGAAGCGCTGCTTCTGCTCGTCTGTGCCATGGGCCATGATGGTCGGGCCGAGCATGCCGTGACCAATGCCGTAGATCGAAGGCGGCAACTCGTAACGACCTTCTTCTTGACCAAAGATCACCGACTCCATCGCGCTCGCTTCCTGACCGCCATACTCTTTGGGCCAGCGCAGGCATGCCCAACCCGCTTCGGTCTTCACGGCCTGCCAGGCTTTGGCCTTGGCGATCAGGTCGCCTTCGGCTTCGTCGAGAATGTTGCGCTTGCTCTTGTTTGGATCACGCAGGGTTGCGTTGGCGTCCAACCACGTGCGCACCTTGGCCCGGTAGGCCGCCTCTTCCGGCGAATCATTGAAATCCATGAGTTTCTCCTATTCCTGAATCGATTCGTTCTTCGATTCGATCAAGCTGCCTGCTCGATGAGCTGGACAATGAGTTTTTCGCGCCACTCGTCGGTCGTGCCCAGGGTGTGGGCCAATACCTTGGCGCGCCGGTAGAAGAGGTGACAATCGTATTCCCAGGTGAAACCGACCCCACCGTGCATCTGAATCATTTCTACGACCATGTTCTCGAATGCGTCGCTGGCGCTGATCTTGGCGGTCGCGGCGGCAATCGGGAGCTCTTTGTCGTCGTTCTCGAGCGCCCAGGCTGCGTAGTAGCAGTTGGAGCGCGCGAGTTCGCGGTCGGAGTAGAGATCGG from Myxococcales bacterium includes:
- a CDS encoding FAD-dependent oxidoreductase — protein: MSTTSKATPTRPRRLSSVEQWDIETDVAIVGFGGAGACAAIEASDAGADVCIFEVTAASGGSTALSSAEVYMGGSGGTRVQQACGYDDSTEDMFNFLMAAQGDLADEAKIRMYCENSAGHFDWLVRMGAKYKNSELKERAIMAMTDDCLLYTGNEKAFPFREIAKPCPRGHNLEITGDNGGPMLMGVLTENVEKRPIRVEFNVRALCLIADEDNVVHGLVVRIDGEERTVRARKGVILCAGGFVMNEEMVKKYVPQAKFGNIPIGNPGDTGAGILMGQGVGGAVIHMNEAFITLPFYPPGSLTNGIFVNAQAQRFINEDVYHSRIAYHILKQVGDGIYLIVNHDDYDHPTFLNAEIAGTGETLEELAEEIGLDPEMLRHTIEFYNRNAAEGKDPLFHKHDAWLKPILPPYAALDCTPGRGAIYPYFTLGGLDTLPTGEVLTMERQPIPGLYAAGRTSCGLPRTAAGYGSGMSVGDATYFGRVAGKHVATREV
- a CDS encoding acyl-CoA dehydrogenase family protein; amino-acid sequence: MDFNDSPEEAAYRAKVRTWLDANATLRDPNKSKRNILDEAEGDLIAKAKAWQAVKTEAGWACLRWPKEYGGQEASAMESVIFGQEEGRYELPPSIYGIGHGMLGPTIMAHGTDEQKQRFLPDMVKGEEVWCQLFSEPDAGSDLAGLKTSAVKDGDDWVINGQKTWTTGAQYCKWGMLVARSDVNAVKHAGLTYFIVDMEAPGIEIRPIRQMNGGRGFNEVFFTDVRIPDANRLGAEGDGWRVAITTLMNERSSLGGAGGGGGIKELIQLAQNVEINGRPAIEDGGVRRKIADFSVRRSGLKYVGQRGLSALSQGQTPGPEASIGKLVAAIMGLEMGAFGMELQGAAGVLAGDDNPDGSIWQSTYLSMPGLRLAGGTDEILRNIISERVLGMPGEPRMDKGKPFKDIPTGTAR